In Microbacterium cremeum, a genomic segment contains:
- a CDS encoding helix-turn-helix transcriptional regulator, producing MTEPGIDRARGVLYPQRLPRFTRLEPSGEASALVRWFWIPQWDLPAGAESRQPVLAYPAANLVVDADAVSLWGATTRLSERVLRGSGWAVGALLRPAALARLHDAPSDLVDGHLALEVPGLRAAVAAAMPDAEAASHVLAEWIVSRVGAPTPEGRLANAVSDLLMTDASILRVDDAAERLRVSVRTLQRLAHRTVGLSPAAMIRRRRLQEAAQRVRDEPDTALAEIAAELGYADQAHLANDFRAVLGFTATEYRSAH from the coding sequence GTGACCGAACCGGGGATCGACCGAGCCCGCGGCGTGCTGTACCCGCAGCGGCTGCCGCGCTTCACGCGGCTCGAGCCCTCGGGCGAGGCCTCCGCTCTCGTGAGGTGGTTCTGGATCCCGCAGTGGGACCTCCCGGCGGGCGCCGAGTCGCGCCAGCCCGTGCTCGCCTACCCGGCGGCGAACCTCGTCGTCGACGCCGATGCGGTGTCGCTGTGGGGAGCGACGACCCGGCTCAGCGAGCGGGTGCTGCGGGGGAGCGGGTGGGCGGTGGGCGCGCTGCTGCGTCCGGCGGCCCTCGCCCGGCTGCACGATGCGCCGAGCGATCTCGTGGACGGTCACCTCGCGCTCGAGGTGCCGGGACTGCGTGCCGCGGTCGCCGCCGCGATGCCCGACGCCGAGGCGGCATCGCATGTGCTCGCGGAGTGGATCGTGTCGCGCGTGGGTGCGCCGACGCCCGAGGGACGCCTCGCGAACGCGGTGTCCGACCTCCTCATGACCGACGCATCGATCCTGCGCGTGGACGACGCGGCCGAGCGCCTGCGCGTGTCGGTGCGCACGCTCCAGCGCCTCGCGCACCGCACCGTGGGCCTCTCGCCCGCCGCGATGATCCGGCGCCGGCGTCTGCAGGAGGCGGCGCAGCGTGTGCGGGACGAGCCGGACACCGCCCTCGCCGAGATCGCGGCCGAGCTCGGCTACGCCGACCAGGCGCACCTCGCGAACGACTTCCGCGCGGTGCTCGGGTTCACTGCGACGGAGTATCGCTCAGCTCACTGA
- a CDS encoding Na+/H+ antiporter NhaA, which produces MSLLRSARFPAIVLLASAVLALIVANSPIGPSVDDVMHAYIGIPGVFELSLGHWVQDGLLAIFFFVVAVELQYELTNGELNSARKALQPAIAAAGGVIVPIAVFLMFASGSDAVDGWPIPTATDIAFALGVLALFGKGLPSGIRIFLLALAILDDIVGIVFIAVLFTTDVNLGLLAIAAVVVIVFGALSRALDTRARGVVAALLVLLAIAAWVLVYLSGVHATIAGVALGLAMAQRPALRVRHELEPWVNGVVLPLFAFSAALVVIPAVSPTQLSPAFWGILVALPVGKIVGIAGAGWISLRVANRGSAPDLKLLDLLAAGALGGIGFTVSLLLSELAFAGAPLVRDEATLGVLGGSAVSIVVAALLVAQRAHHYRRVAAAPSDEAPPAGDRDEQMA; this is translated from the coding sequence ATGTCCCTGCTCCGTTCCGCCCGCTTCCCTGCGATCGTCCTGCTGGCGTCCGCCGTGCTGGCCCTCATCGTGGCGAACTCGCCGATCGGTCCCTCCGTCGATGACGTGATGCACGCCTACATCGGGATCCCCGGGGTGTTCGAGCTCTCGCTCGGCCACTGGGTGCAGGACGGGCTCCTCGCGATCTTCTTCTTCGTGGTCGCGGTCGAGCTCCAGTACGAGCTGACGAACGGCGAGCTGAACTCCGCGCGCAAGGCGCTTCAGCCGGCCATCGCCGCCGCGGGCGGGGTCATCGTCCCGATCGCGGTGTTCCTGATGTTCGCGAGCGGCTCGGACGCCGTGGACGGATGGCCGATCCCCACCGCGACCGACATCGCGTTCGCCCTGGGTGTCCTCGCCCTGTTCGGCAAGGGGCTGCCTTCCGGCATCCGCATCTTCCTCCTGGCGCTCGCGATCCTCGACGACATCGTCGGCATCGTCTTCATCGCGGTGCTGTTCACCACCGACGTCAACCTCGGGCTCCTCGCGATCGCCGCCGTCGTCGTCATCGTCTTCGGCGCGCTGAGCCGCGCCCTCGACACGCGGGCGAGGGGCGTGGTGGCGGCTCTGCTCGTGCTCCTCGCGATCGCGGCGTGGGTGCTGGTGTACCTCTCGGGGGTGCACGCCACGATCGCCGGTGTCGCGCTCGGGCTCGCCATGGCCCAGCGCCCCGCGCTGCGGGTCCGGCACGAGCTCGAGCCGTGGGTCAACGGCGTCGTGCTGCCGCTGTTCGCGTTCTCGGCCGCGCTCGTGGTGATCCCGGCGGTGTCGCCGACGCAGCTGTCTCCCGCGTTCTGGGGCATCCTCGTCGCCCTCCCGGTGGGCAAGATCGTCGGCATCGCCGGGGCGGGGTGGATCTCGCTGCGCGTCGCGAACCGCGGCTCGGCGCCCGACCTCAAGCTGCTCGATCTCCTCGCCGCGGGCGCGCTGGGAGGCATCGGCTTCACCGTGTCGCTGCTGCTGTCGGAGCTCGCGTTCGCCGGAGCGCCGCTGGTGCGGGACGAAGCCACGCTCGGCGTCCTGGGCGGTTCCGCCGTGTCGATCGTCGTCGCCGCGCTGCTGGTCGCCCAGCGGGCCCACCACTACCGCCGCGTCGCGGCGGCCCCGAGCGACGAGGCCCCTCCGGCGGGTGACCGGGACGAGCAGATGGCATGA
- a CDS encoding phosphoenolpyruvate carboxylase, producing the protein MREPTHTEAIDLVGRFEAEQKIPERMRADVSMLGALLGRVLRESGSPGLYEDVERLRIATIQAYTDETPEAFARAAAIADAFTVERADEVARAFTVYFHLVNLAEEHQRVRILRERDGRPDREQATDSVAAAFMRLAAEVGDDTALSRLQAMRFHPVFTAHPTEARRRAVSSSIRRLAVLLEEHDASLRNGADERRAERRMLEEVDTLWRTAPLRPEKPSPVDEVRAVMAVFDETLYTAVPHVYRRVDDALQGPAAGSRAPVVRPFVRIGSWVGGDRDGNPFVTASVTRKAAAIASEHVLLGLERTASRVGRTLTLDAATTPPSAALVALWQRLKAADEDAASEIAQRSPDEPHRRILLLIARRIEAARRRDADLAYTDPEQLLADLRVVQDSLVQAGAPRHAYGHLQQLLWQVETYGFHLTELEVRQHSAVHAKVLAELESAGPGAAHSELAEEVLETIRTIAFLQERYGPRAAGRYIVSFTRSADDLAAVHRLARHAVGPAGTPPVLDVIPLFETFADLQAAPRILAEIVEHPEFAARLDATGRRLEVMLGYSDSSKDVGPVAANLALYEAQAEIAAWAQREGIELTLFHGRGGALGRGGGPANSAIVAQPPHSVDGRFKLTEQGEVIFARYGDPAIAMRHIDQVAAAILLASAPSNEERNRAAAEEYAEVARTMDAASRERFFSLVKAPGFAPWFARVTPMEEIGLLALGSRPARRGLSVESLEDLRAIPWVFAWTQARINLAGWFGLGSALEAVGDAALLQRAYTEWPLLRTLIDNVGMSLAKADDRIARHYLELGDRDDLATLVREEMQLTRDWVIRVTGGTELLANKPVLQRAVKMRSPYVDALSLLQLRALRALRDTPEGAPVDPEQQRLLLLSVSGVAAGLQNTG; encoded by the coding sequence ATGCGTGAACCGACCCACACCGAAGCCATCGACCTCGTGGGCCGCTTCGAGGCCGAGCAGAAGATCCCCGAGCGCATGCGTGCCGATGTGAGCATGCTGGGGGCGCTCCTGGGCCGCGTGCTGCGCGAGAGCGGCTCCCCCGGACTGTACGAGGATGTCGAGCGCCTGCGCATCGCGACGATCCAGGCCTACACCGACGAGACGCCGGAGGCTTTCGCGCGCGCCGCGGCGATCGCCGACGCGTTCACGGTCGAGCGCGCCGACGAGGTCGCCCGGGCCTTCACGGTCTACTTCCACCTCGTGAACCTGGCCGAGGAGCACCAGCGCGTCCGCATCCTCCGCGAGCGCGACGGGCGCCCCGACCGCGAGCAGGCCACCGACTCCGTCGCCGCCGCGTTCATGCGCCTGGCCGCCGAGGTCGGCGACGACACCGCGCTGTCGCGACTCCAGGCGATGCGCTTCCACCCGGTCTTCACGGCGCACCCCACCGAGGCGCGCCGGCGGGCGGTGTCGTCCAGCATCCGTCGCCTCGCGGTGCTCCTCGAAGAGCACGACGCGTCACTGCGCAACGGCGCGGACGAGCGACGTGCCGAGCGCCGCATGCTCGAGGAGGTCGACACGCTGTGGCGCACCGCGCCCCTGCGCCCCGAGAAGCCCTCCCCCGTCGACGAGGTGCGCGCGGTGATGGCGGTGTTCGACGAGACGCTCTACACCGCCGTGCCGCACGTGTACCGACGCGTCGACGACGCGCTGCAGGGCCCCGCGGCCGGCAGCCGGGCTCCCGTGGTGCGCCCGTTCGTGCGCATCGGCTCGTGGGTCGGCGGCGACCGCGACGGCAACCCGTTCGTGACGGCATCCGTCACCCGCAAGGCGGCGGCGATCGCGAGCGAGCACGTGCTGCTGGGTCTGGAACGCACCGCCAGCCGCGTCGGACGCACCCTCACGCTCGACGCCGCGACCACGCCGCCCAGCGCCGCGCTGGTCGCGCTGTGGCAGCGGCTCAAGGCCGCCGACGAGGACGCCGCGAGCGAGATCGCCCAGCGGTCGCCCGACGAGCCGCACCGGCGGATCCTGCTGCTCATCGCGCGCCGGATCGAGGCCGCGCGTCGCCGCGACGCCGACCTCGCCTACACCGACCCCGAGCAGCTGCTCGCCGATCTGCGGGTGGTGCAGGACTCGCTCGTGCAGGCGGGCGCACCGCGACACGCGTACGGGCATCTGCAGCAGCTGCTGTGGCAGGTCGAGACCTACGGATTCCACCTGACCGAGCTCGAGGTCCGCCAGCACTCCGCCGTGCACGCCAAGGTGCTCGCCGAGCTGGAGTCCGCCGGCCCCGGCGCTGCGCACAGCGAGCTCGCCGAAGAGGTGCTCGAGACGATCCGGACGATCGCCTTCCTGCAGGAGCGTTACGGTCCGCGCGCCGCGGGCCGCTACATCGTCTCGTTCACGCGGTCCGCCGACGACCTCGCCGCCGTCCACCGTCTCGCCCGTCACGCCGTCGGGCCGGCCGGCACGCCGCCGGTGCTCGACGTCATCCCGCTGTTCGAGACGTTCGCCGACCTCCAGGCGGCCCCGCGCATCCTCGCCGAGATCGTCGAGCACCCCGAGTTCGCCGCGCGGCTGGACGCCACCGGCCGACGCCTCGAGGTGATGCTCGGGTACTCGGACTCGTCGAAGGACGTCGGTCCCGTGGCCGCCAACCTCGCCCTCTACGAGGCGCAGGCCGAGATCGCGGCGTGGGCGCAGCGCGAGGGGATCGAGCTGACGCTGTTCCACGGCCGCGGCGGCGCGCTCGGCCGCGGCGGCGGGCCTGCCAACTCGGCCATCGTGGCCCAGCCGCCGCACTCGGTCGACGGGCGCTTCAAGCTGACCGAGCAGGGCGAGGTCATCTTCGCCCGCTACGGCGACCCCGCCATCGCGATGCGGCACATCGATCAGGTCGCGGCGGCGATCCTGCTGGCCTCGGCCCCCTCGAACGAGGAACGCAACCGCGCGGCCGCCGAGGAGTACGCCGAGGTCGCCAGGACGATGGATGCCGCCTCCCGCGAGCGGTTCTTCTCGCTCGTGAAGGCGCCGGGCTTCGCGCCGTGGTTCGCGCGGGTGACGCCCATGGAAGAGATCGGCCTCCTCGCCCTGGGGTCGCGCCCTGCCCGGCGCGGACTGTCGGTGGAGTCGCTGGAGGACCTCCGCGCGATCCCGTGGGTCTTCGCGTGGACGCAGGCCCGCATCAACCTCGCGGGCTGGTTCGGGCTCGGCTCCGCTCTCGAAGCCGTCGGCGACGCCGCGCTGCTGCAGCGCGCGTACACCGAGTGGCCGCTCTTGCGGACTCTCATCGACAACGTCGGCATGAGCCTCGCCAAGGCCGATGACCGCATCGCCCGTCATTACCTCGAGCTCGGCGACCGCGACGACCTCGCGACGCTCGTGCGCGAGGAGATGCAGCTCACCCGCGATTGGGTGATCCGGGTGACCGGCGGCACCGAGCTGCTGGCCAACAAGCCCGTGCTGCAGCGGGCCGTCAAGATGCGCAGCCCCTACGTCGACGCGCTGTCGCTGCTGCAGCTGCGCGCGCTGCGCGCGCTGCGCGACACCCCCGAGGGCGCACCCGTCGACCCCGAGCAGCAGCGGCTGCTGCTGCTGTCGGTCTCGGGCGTCGCGGCCGGACTCCAGAACACCGGCTGA
- a CDS encoding SGNH/GDSL hydrolase family protein, whose amino-acid sequence MSRSRDTTPRVVLVGVLGLALGASLVLLGGRAVLSRQAAIARRRIGKPLGEQALDADRVWRRRFEGEPVELVVLGDSIAAGLGAERRKDTLGARLAKGLARRLRRPVRLRTAAIVGAESSVLAAQIDGLPAEYRPHLAVIVVGGNDVTHRVPVATSIGHLEDAIRGLQGRGAAVVVGTCPDLGALRPVPQPLRALGSRLSRQLADAQAAAAERLGARAVSLRRAVGPFFVTQPDEMFSLDRFHPSAMGYRRTAEALLPALLGALEPARGAGSGLSPGRPTPPTPRPAPHSPPRRGPRPAS is encoded by the coding sequence ATGTCCCGTTCGCGTGACACGACGCCCCGCGTCGTCCTCGTCGGTGTGCTCGGGCTCGCGCTCGGCGCGTCGTTGGTGCTGCTCGGCGGCCGGGCGGTGCTGTCGAGGCAGGCGGCGATCGCCCGCCGGCGGATCGGCAAGCCGCTGGGGGAGCAGGCGCTCGACGCCGACCGGGTCTGGCGCCGGCGCTTCGAGGGCGAGCCGGTCGAGCTGGTCGTGCTCGGCGACTCCATCGCCGCGGGGCTCGGGGCGGAGCGACGCAAGGACACGCTCGGCGCGCGGCTCGCGAAGGGTCTCGCGCGGCGGCTGCGCCGCCCGGTGCGGCTGCGCACCGCCGCGATCGTGGGCGCGGAGTCGTCGGTCCTCGCCGCGCAGATCGACGGACTCCCGGCCGAGTACCGTCCCCACCTCGCCGTGATCGTCGTCGGCGGCAACGACGTCACGCACCGGGTTCCGGTCGCGACGTCGATCGGTCACCTCGAGGACGCGATCCGGGGCCTGCAGGGCCGCGGCGCGGCGGTGGTGGTCGGCACGTGCCCCGATCTCGGTGCGCTGCGCCCGGTGCCGCAGCCGCTGCGCGCACTAGGATCGCGGCTGTCGCGGCAGCTCGCCGACGCGCAGGCCGCGGCGGCGGAGCGCCTCGGCGCGCGGGCGGTGTCGCTGCGCCGCGCGGTGGGGCCCTTCTTCGTGACCCAGCCGGACGAGATGTTCAGCCTCGACCGGTTCCACCCCAGTGCCATGGGGTACCGCCGCACGGCCGAGGCGCTGCTGCCCGCGCTCCTCGGCGCCCTCGAGCCGGCGCGCGGAGCGGGCAGCGGCCTCAGTCCTGGCCGGCCGACGCCGCCCACTCCGCGACCCGCGCCGCACTCTCCTCCTCGGAGAGGTCCTCGACCCGCGTCATGA
- a CDS encoding MazG family protein, giving the protein MSVDGEDASRDPLREAAEVMHAVRDRCVWTQQIDHRALVPYLVEESAELIDAVEDGTRAELREELGDLLWQVLFHAEIASRDPDDPFDIDDVARGLTDKMVRRHPHVFADAVATTPEEVLVHWNAAKAAEKSTRTSVLDGVSERMPSLALAQKLLSKAAQVGVVPPARVQRADESAGGSLTLGDQVHSRGIEAGEPATEDELGDALLALVATARANGWDAERALRERLRGLEREVRAAEA; this is encoded by the coding sequence ATGAGCGTGGACGGCGAGGACGCGTCGCGCGATCCGCTGCGGGAGGCGGCGGAGGTCATGCACGCGGTGCGCGATCGCTGCGTCTGGACGCAGCAGATCGACCACCGTGCGCTCGTGCCCTATCTCGTCGAAGAGAGCGCCGAGCTCATCGACGCCGTCGAGGACGGAACGCGCGCCGAGCTGCGTGAGGAGCTCGGCGACCTGCTGTGGCAGGTGCTGTTCCACGCCGAGATCGCCTCGCGCGACCCCGACGACCCGTTCGACATCGACGACGTCGCCCGTGGGCTGACCGACAAGATGGTGCGACGGCATCCGCATGTCTTCGCCGACGCGGTCGCGACCACGCCCGAAGAGGTGCTCGTGCACTGGAACGCCGCGAAGGCCGCCGAGAAGAGCACCCGCACGAGCGTGCTCGACGGGGTGAGCGAGCGGATGCCGAGCCTCGCGCTCGCGCAGAAGCTGCTGTCGAAGGCGGCCCAGGTCGGCGTCGTCCCTCCCGCGAGAGTGCAGCGGGCGGACGAGAGCGCGGGTGGTTCCCTCACCCTCGGCGACCAGGTGCACTCTCGCGGGATCGAGGCCGGGGAACCGGCGACCGAGGACGAGCTCGGCGACGCGCTCCTCGCGCTCGTGGCCACGGCGCGGGCGAACGGGTGGGACGCCGAGCGGGCGCTGCGCGAGCGGCTGCGCGGGCTCGAGCGCGAGGTCCGGGCCGCCGAAGCGTGA
- a CDS encoding GntR family transcriptional regulator yields MLLRIDPESETPLFAQIADSVRADAAAGRLRPGERLPAAREIASALGVNVHTVLHAYQDLRDAGLVELRRGRGAVVTSQAGVLEELRNDIQHLAARARAAGIPPDALAALVKEIARDR; encoded by the coding sequence GTGTTGTTGCGCATCGATCCCGAGAGCGAGACGCCGCTGTTCGCGCAGATCGCCGATTCGGTGCGTGCGGACGCCGCCGCCGGCCGGCTGCGGCCCGGAGAGCGTCTTCCGGCCGCGCGCGAGATCGCTTCGGCGCTCGGCGTCAACGTGCACACGGTCCTGCACGCCTATCAGGATCTCCGCGACGCCGGACTCGTCGAGCTCCGCCGCGGGCGCGGTGCCGTCGTCACCTCCCAGGCCGGGGTGCTCGAGGAGCTCCGCAACGACATCCAGCACCTCGCCGCGCGCGCACGTGCGGCGGGAATCCCGCCCGACGCCCTCGCCGCCCTTGTGAAGGAGATCGCCCGTGACCGCTGA
- a CDS encoding VOC family protein: MDTTDTTGATGRYTTDGRPHAATTLTPFLVIRGAKAALDFYRDVFGARVTDVTEFDGLVVHAGLDFGLGLLQVGEPSPQYGTIAAPGGEDDCYSIGIYVPDVDAVTARAVAAGATVREEPSTFVSGDRFASIRDPFGVRWSIMTRVEDLSEEESAARVAEWAASAGQD; encoded by the coding sequence ATGGACACGACCGACACGACCGGCGCGACAGGCCGGTACACGACCGACGGTCGCCCGCATGCTGCGACCACCCTTACCCCGTTCCTGGTGATCCGCGGCGCGAAGGCGGCCCTGGACTTCTATCGCGACGTCTTCGGCGCGCGCGTGACCGACGTGACCGAGTTCGACGGACTCGTCGTGCACGCCGGGCTCGACTTCGGACTCGGACTGCTGCAGGTCGGCGAGCCCAGCCCGCAGTACGGCACGATCGCGGCGCCCGGGGGCGAGGACGACTGCTACTCGATCGGCATCTACGTGCCTGATGTGGACGCTGTGACCGCGCGTGCGGTCGCGGCCGGAGCCACCGTGCGCGAAGAGCCGTCGACCTTCGTCTCGGGCGACCGCTTCGCGAGCATCCGCGACCCGTTCGGCGTGCGCTGGTCGATCATGACGCGGGTCGAGGACCTCTCCGAGGAGGAGAGTGCGGCGCGGGTCGCGGAGTGGGCGGCGTCGGCCGGCCAGGACTGA
- a CDS encoding gamma carbonic anhydrase family protein yields MRFEHLGAQPRIHPDAVVAATAVISGDVEIGANCQILHGAVITAEGGAITLGEDVIVMENALIRATATNPVHIADHVLVGPMASVSGATVETEVFLATGTRVFNGARIGARSEVRINGVVHLRTTLPAESTVPIGWVAVGDPVQILSPDRHEEIWAAQRELDFPGYVFGLDRDTPDLMVQLTERYGRSLARHAEDRRVD; encoded by the coding sequence ATGCGATTCGAGCACCTCGGGGCCCAGCCCCGCATCCACCCCGACGCGGTCGTCGCCGCCACCGCGGTGATCAGCGGCGACGTCGAGATCGGCGCGAACTGCCAGATCCTCCACGGTGCCGTCATCACGGCGGAGGGCGGGGCCATCACGCTCGGCGAGGACGTGATCGTGATGGAGAACGCGCTCATCCGCGCGACCGCGACGAACCCGGTGCACATCGCCGACCACGTCCTGGTCGGGCCGATGGCGAGCGTGTCGGGTGCGACCGTCGAGACGGAGGTCTTCCTCGCCACGGGCACCCGCGTGTTCAACGGCGCGCGCATCGGGGCGCGCAGCGAGGTGCGCATCAACGGCGTCGTGCATCTGCGCACGACGCTGCCCGCCGAGTCCACGGTGCCGATCGGGTGGGTGGCGGTCGGCGATCCGGTGCAGATCCTCTCGCCCGACCGGCACGAAGAGATCTGGGCGGCTCAGCGCGAGCTCGATTTCCCCGGCTACGTCTTCGGCCTCGACCGCGACACCCCCGACCTCATGGTGCAGCTCACGGAGCGCTACGGGCGCAGCCTCGCGCGCCACGCCGAGGACCGGCGCGTCGACTGA
- the hisS gene encoding histidine--tRNA ligase: protein MRDFLPADKVRRERVLAVIRERYRAHGFDEIETPVMEEYGRLHAGIGGDNEKLAYNVLKRGLDADAIRAAADDAAALTDLGLRYDLTVPLARFYATNRGQLPGVFRSIQIAPVWRAERPQKGRYRQFMQCDIDVIGDASARAEAELVVATLDTLDALGLEGGTVRINDRRVLDFMLDTFGFAVDERPGVLITIDKLDKIGPDGIIAELRDRGATAPAVDAFETFLRRPMTLEYHPYGERQIRKALPEGAPDDIVAHLVGIGEAVAAARGGGDVPLAFDPFLVRGMGYYTGTIFELAHPSADYSLGGGGRYDGMIGRFLGQDVPAVGFSIGFERIVDLVPEPTDAAAPAVVLVHDRDVPAGELLALKAALVGDGSRVRLEQRTKNLKALLERAAADGYTAFATVAAGTRRDALEIKPLA from the coding sequence ATGCGCGACTTCCTCCCCGCCGACAAGGTCCGCCGCGAGCGCGTGCTCGCCGTCATCCGCGAGCGCTATCGCGCGCACGGGTTCGACGAGATCGAGACGCCCGTGATGGAGGAGTACGGGCGCCTGCACGCGGGCATCGGCGGCGACAACGAGAAGCTCGCGTACAACGTGCTCAAGCGGGGCCTCGACGCCGACGCGATCCGCGCGGCGGCCGACGACGCGGCGGCGCTGACCGACCTCGGACTGCGCTACGACCTGACCGTCCCGCTCGCGCGCTTCTACGCCACCAACCGCGGTCAGTTGCCCGGGGTGTTCCGCTCGATCCAGATCGCGCCGGTGTGGCGCGCCGAGCGCCCGCAGAAGGGGCGCTACCGCCAGTTCATGCAGTGCGACATCGACGTCATCGGCGACGCGTCCGCGCGCGCCGAGGCGGAGCTCGTCGTGGCGACGCTCGACACCCTCGACGCGCTGGGCCTCGAGGGCGGTACGGTGCGCATCAACGACCGGCGGGTCCTCGACTTCATGCTCGACACCTTCGGTTTCGCGGTCGACGAGCGACCGGGCGTGCTCATCACGATCGACAAGCTCGACAAGATCGGGCCTGACGGGATCATCGCGGAGCTGCGCGACCGGGGCGCGACCGCGCCGGCCGTCGACGCGTTCGAGACCTTCCTGCGGCGCCCGATGACGCTGGAGTACCACCCGTACGGCGAGCGCCAGATCCGCAAGGCGCTCCCCGAGGGCGCGCCCGACGACATCGTGGCTCACCTCGTCGGGATCGGCGAGGCCGTCGCGGCGGCGCGCGGCGGTGGCGACGTCCCGCTCGCGTTCGACCCGTTCCTCGTGCGCGGCATGGGGTACTACACCGGCACGATCTTCGAGCTCGCCCACCCGAGCGCGGACTACTCGCTCGGCGGCGGCGGGCGCTACGACGGCATGATCGGCCGCTTCCTCGGGCAGGACGTGCCGGCCGTGGGGTTCTCGATCGGCTTCGAGCGGATCGTCGACCTCGTGCCGGAACCGACGGATGCCGCAGCCCCGGCGGTCGTGCTCGTCCACGACCGCGACGTGCCGGCGGGCGAGCTGCTCGCGCTGAAGGCGGCGCTCGTGGGCGACGGGTCGCGGGTGCGCCTGGAGCAGCGGACGAAGAACCTCAAGGCGCTGCTGGAGCGCGCCGCTGCCGACGGCTACACCGCCTTCGCGACCGTGGCCGCCGGCACCCGGCGCGACGCGCTCGAGATCAAGCCGCTCGCGTGA
- a CDS encoding APC family permease gives MTTPSLQRRLGLGDAVFVGLGAMIGAGVFAVWAPAADAAGTGLLVGLAIAAVVAFSNATSSAQLAAAHPTSGGTYAYGRAELGPWWGFVAGWGFVIGKTASCAAMALTFAAYTAPPGWERPIALGAVVALTAVNWFGITRTARLARLIVVIVLLALAVAVAATAAAPRADGWFDAATVAAGGGYGILQSAGLLFFAFAGYARIATMGEEVRDPQRVIPRAIVLAFVVALVVYAIVAVAVLSTLGPAGTAASTEPVADAAAASGWTWAQPVVRVGAAAASLGALLALIAGVSRTTFAMARERDLPVVLSTVHPRWHVPHRAELVVATAILLLVAIVDLRGAIGFSSFGVLLYYLVANVAAFRQGRPARRYPRALPVVGAIGCLVLAVTLPWPSVVAGVGVVAVGVVYRALRLRLTRAA, from the coding sequence GTGACCACTCCCTCGCTGCAGCGCCGCCTCGGTCTCGGCGACGCCGTCTTCGTCGGCCTCGGCGCGATGATCGGCGCCGGCGTCTTCGCCGTGTGGGCGCCCGCGGCGGATGCCGCTGGCACCGGCCTGCTCGTCGGCCTCGCGATCGCGGCGGTCGTCGCCTTCAGCAACGCGACGTCGTCGGCGCAGCTGGCCGCCGCCCACCCGACCTCGGGAGGGACGTACGCCTACGGGCGCGCCGAGCTCGGCCCGTGGTGGGGCTTCGTCGCGGGTTGGGGCTTCGTCATCGGCAAGACCGCGAGCTGCGCCGCGATGGCGCTCACCTTCGCCGCGTACACCGCTCCCCCCGGGTGGGAGCGCCCGATCGCCCTCGGCGCGGTGGTCGCCCTCACCGCCGTGAACTGGTTCGGCATCACCCGCACCGCACGCCTGGCCCGCCTCATCGTGGTGATCGTGCTCCTCGCCCTGGCGGTGGCGGTCGCCGCCACCGCCGCCGCGCCCCGCGCCGACGGTTGGTTCGACGCCGCGACGGTGGCCGCGGGCGGCGGCTACGGCATCCTGCAGTCCGCGGGTCTGCTGTTCTTCGCATTCGCGGGGTATGCGCGCATCGCCACGATGGGCGAGGAGGTGCGCGACCCGCAGCGCGTGATCCCGCGCGCGATCGTCCTCGCCTTCGTCGTGGCCCTGGTCGTCTACGCGATCGTCGCGGTCGCGGTGCTCAGCACGCTGGGGCCGGCGGGCACCGCCGCGTCGACCGAGCCGGTGGCGGATGCCGCGGCGGCGTCGGGCTGGACGTGGGCGCAGCCGGTGGTCCGCGTCGGCGCGGCGGCCGCGTCGCTCGGAGCGCTCCTCGCGCTCATCGCCGGTGTGAGCCGCACGACGTTCGCGATGGCCCGCGAGCGCGACCTGCCGGTCGTGCTGTCGACGGTCCATCCGCGGTGGCACGTGCCGCACCGGGCGGAGCTCGTCGTCGCGACGGCCATCCTGCTGCTCGTCGCCATCGTCGACCTCCGCGGAGCGATCGGCTTCTCGTCGTTCGGCGTGCTGCTGTACTACCTCGTCGCGAACGTCGCGGCGTTCCGGCAGGGCAGGCCCGCGCGCCGGTACCCGCGCGCGCTGCCGGTGGTGGGGGCGATCGGATGCCTCGTCCTGGCGGTCACCCTGCCCTGGCCGTCCGTCGTGGCGGGCGTGGGCGTCGTCGCGGTCGGCGTCGTCTACCGCGCGCTGCGACTGCGGCTCACGCGAGCGGCTTGA
- a CDS encoding DUF4442 domain-containing protein has translation MRVTPRRLAVGMSLWIPNLFSGIRVRRFADDWTSATVELHINVFTRNYVKTAFGGSMSAMTDPYYFMLVMHQLGRDYVVWDTRGEIEFLKPGRGVLTAQFEVPREKAQELRERARGGAKVLEWFETEITDAAGDVVARVRREVYVREKKRVTHGRG, from the coding sequence ATGCGCGTGACCCCCCGCCGCCTCGCCGTCGGCATGAGCCTGTGGATCCCCAACCTCTTCAGCGGCATCCGCGTGAGGCGCTTCGCCGACGACTGGACCAGCGCCACCGTAGAGCTGCACATCAACGTCTTCACCCGCAACTACGTCAAGACGGCGTTCGGCGGCTCGATGTCGGCCATGACCGACCCGTACTACTTCATGCTCGTGATGCACCAGCTCGGGCGCGACTACGTCGTCTGGGACACGCGCGGCGAGATCGAGTTCCTCAAGCCCGGCCGCGGCGTGCTCACCGCGCAGTTCGAGGTGCCGCGCGAGAAGGCGCAGGAGCTGCGAGAGCGGGCGCGCGGCGGAGCCAAGGTGCTCGAGTGGTTCGAGACCGAGATCACGGACGCCGCGGGCGATGTCGTCGCGCGCGTGCGGCGCGAGGTCTACGTGCGTGAGAAGAAGCGGGTCACGCACGGCCGCGGATGA